One window of the Deinococcus depolymerans genome contains the following:
- a CDS encoding response regulator transcription factor encodes MIRVLLVDDHALFRQGLRSLLESEGMRVIGEAANGREAIRYAADTHPDVILMDIQMPELDGVKATQSILEIDPAARVIMITMYRQDRYVFEAVKAGARGYVLKDADATTLLDVIRRVAAGEALLDADMAQNVLDDFRDKREELPSEKHADLNERETMILKLLAQGFSNQDIALRLDISEKTVRNRLSEIFTKLQLNNRTQAALYAIREGIANLE; translated from the coding sequence ATGATTCGCGTGTTGCTCGTGGACGATCACGCGCTGTTCCGTCAGGGACTGCGCAGCCTGCTGGAATCCGAGGGGATGCGCGTCATCGGGGAGGCCGCCAACGGCCGCGAGGCGATCCGCTACGCGGCCGACACCCACCCGGACGTGATCCTGATGGATATCCAGATGCCGGAACTCGACGGGGTGAAGGCCACGCAGAGCATCCTAGAGATCGACCCGGCGGCGCGGGTGATCATGATCACCATGTACCGCCAGGACCGCTACGTGTTCGAGGCCGTCAAGGCCGGGGCGCGCGGCTACGTCCTCAAGGACGCCGACGCGACCACGCTGCTGGACGTGATCCGGCGGGTCGCGGCGGGAGAGGCGCTGCTGGACGCCGACATGGCCCAGAACGTCCTCGACGACTTCCGGGACAAGCGCGAGGAACTGCCCAGCGAGAAGCACGCCGACCTGAACGAACGCGAGACCATGATCCTGAAACTGCTGGCGCAGGGCTTCTCGAACCAGGACATCGCGCTGCGCCTGGACATCAGCGAGAAGACGGTCCGCAACCGCCTCAGCGAGATCTTCACGAAGCTGCAACTGAACAACCGCACGCAGGCGGCGCTGTACGCCATCCGCGAGGGAATCGCGAACCTCGAATGA
- a CDS encoding serine hydrolase — protein sequence MMRGRGGPEEAQALAAFGARLRGAGFSGTVGLWVGTLDGQPLAVLNGDRVFPAASTIKVPLLVMALQAAQRGDLSLADRVTVQAADRVPGAGVLHELGPGLALSWQDALTLMIIVSDNTATNLTIERLGVAAVNDWLTAQGLTGTRLVGKLQLPPEQRNEAQRRGERNAVCARDQAQLLGRLLAGDLLDPAHTALALGILERQQYRDLIGRGVPAHPDGTPLYRVASKSGELTGVHHDVGVVFTPRPLVVALLSEGGADPREHPQNRDVTALAGALWPLLARLGRVDAPWVAPGGHGDI from the coding sequence ATGATGCGGGGGAGGGGAGGGCCGGAAGAAGCGCAGGCCCTGGCGGCGTTCGGGGCCCGGCTGCGCGGCGCCGGGTTTTCCGGAACGGTGGGCCTGTGGGTGGGCACGCTGGACGGCCAGCCCCTGGCGGTCCTGAACGGGGACCGGGTGTTCCCGGCGGCCAGCACGATCAAGGTGCCGCTGCTGGTCATGGCGTTGCAGGCCGCGCAGCGCGGCGACCTGAGCCTGGCGGACCGGGTGACGGTGCAGGCGGCCGACCGCGTGCCGGGGGCCGGGGTGCTGCACGAACTGGGGCCGGGGTTGGCGCTGTCCTGGCAGGACGCACTGACCCTGATGATCATCGTCAGTGACAACACCGCCACGAACCTGACCATCGAGCGGCTGGGCGTGGCGGCCGTGAACGACTGGCTGACCGCGCAGGGGCTGACCGGCACGCGGTTGGTCGGGAAGCTGCAGCTGCCGCCAGAGCAGCGGAACGAGGCGCAGCGGCGCGGGGAGCGCAACGCCGTGTGCGCCCGTGATCAGGCGCAGCTGCTGGGCCGCCTGCTGGCGGGCGACCTGCTCGACCCGGCGCACACGGCGCTGGCCCTGGGCATCCTGGAACGGCAGCAGTACCGTGACCTGATCGGCCGTGGCGTCCCGGCCCACCCGGACGGCACGCCGCTGTACCGCGTGGCCAGCAAGAGCGGCGAGTTGACGGGCGTTCACCATGACGTGGGTGTGGTGTTCACGCCCCGGCCCCTGGTGGTGGCGCTGCTGTCCGAGGGCGGCGCGGACCCGCGTGAGCATCCGCAGAACCGGGATGTGACGGCCCTGGCAGGGGCGCTCTGGCCGCTGCTGGCGCGGCTGGGTCGGGTGGACGCTCCGTGGGTGGCGCCGGGGGGCCACGGGGACATTTAA
- a CDS encoding cytochrome c, producing the protein MERNDAVMPWVAIVSAAIMWIILLFLFNKETAPEPVVVDPAVVANISKEYPTVGKTVFEQTGGCAGCHGINGQGGVGPALAGDEKILKDPVYVHTIIVKGKGGMPAFGDKLKENEVYAVANYVLNSWGNKIEEPLTPATVAEGQTKVDPAVLKNRSRFVPEDLKLPEIFLGTFILVLLTYGLIGLYSVWAEGLELHPGIHKVRSTPLATLGILTTLGLSILFSVLFVRQMVTDYAGWGAKEPVMPNVTAEGFYAAMILLMIAASIGLYKKYFMDGEVLVEDASGEFPW; encoded by the coding sequence GTGGAAAGAAACGACGCTGTCATGCCCTGGGTCGCCATCGTCAGTGCGGCCATCATGTGGATCATCCTGCTGTTCCTGTTCAACAAGGAAACGGCACCGGAGCCTGTGGTGGTGGACCCGGCGGTCGTGGCGAACATCAGCAAGGAGTACCCCACGGTCGGGAAGACCGTATTCGAGCAGACCGGCGGGTGCGCCGGCTGTCACGGTATAAACGGTCAGGGCGGCGTGGGTCCTGCGCTGGCCGGCGACGAGAAGATCCTGAAGGATCCGGTCTACGTCCACACCATCATCGTCAAGGGCAAGGGCGGCATGCCCGCCTTCGGTGACAAGCTCAAGGAGAATGAGGTCTACGCGGTCGCGAACTACGTCCTGAACTCCTGGGGCAACAAGATCGAAGAACCCCTGACGCCCGCCACGGTTGCCGAGGGGCAGACCAAGGTGGATCCGGCCGTGCTGAAGAACCGCAGCCGGTTTGTGCCTGAGGATCTCAAACTGCCTGAGATTTTCCTGGGTACCTTCATTCTAGTGCTGCTCACCTACGGCCTGATCGGCCTGTACAGCGTCTGGGCCGAGGGCCTGGAACTGCATCCCGGCATTCACAAGGTCCGTTCCACCCCGCTGGCGACCCTGGGCATTCTGACCACCCTGGGCCTGAGCATCCTGTTCAGCGTGCTGTTCGTGCGTCAGATGGTCACCGATTACGCCGGTTGGGGTGCCAAGGAACCGGTCATGCCGAACGTGACTGCCGAAGGCTTCTACGCCGCGATGATCCTGCTGATGATCGCAGCAAGTATTGGCCTGTACAAGAAGTACTTCATGGACGGCGAGGTGCTGGTCGAGGATGCCAGCGGCGAATTCCCCTGGTAA
- a CDS encoding ubiquinol-cytochrome c reductase iron-sulfur subunit, whose protein sequence is MTRYKKQDPEITRRKFINVAMGTTAAVGTVSLVSALGTANPVFRLTPDKAPPVKGDVLVHAEESKEGQLIKVSELSDKLVRAWPMGKDKDGNNVIRKGEPNNILALYRFPKGQIVEPTKLDATVDGEIVAYSDICTHAGCSVSDSDQGDGMKCPCHSGQYDPKRGCKVIGGPPPRPLAQLPIKLEGDKLVVADFFASMPYPFLSEDEWEKFKKEVEEQLA, encoded by the coding sequence ATGACCCGTTATAAGAAACAGGATCCCGAAATTACGCGCCGCAAGTTCATCAATGTCGCCATGGGTACCACCGCTGCCGTCGGTACGGTCAGTCTCGTGAGTGCCTTGGGCACAGCCAACCCCGTCTTCCGCCTAACACCGGACAAAGCCCCACCTGTCAAGGGGGACGTGCTCGTCCACGCCGAGGAGAGCAAGGAAGGCCAGCTGATCAAGGTAAGCGAACTCAGTGACAAGCTGGTACGCGCTTGGCCTATGGGCAAGGATAAGGACGGTAATAACGTCATCCGTAAGGGAGAACCGAATAACATCTTGGCGTTGTATCGTTTCCCTAAGGGACAGATCGTGGAACCCACCAAGCTTGATGCTACCGTGGACGGCGAGATCGTCGCCTACAGCGATATTTGTACCCACGCCGGATGCTCAGTCAGCGACAGCGACCAAGGCGACGGCATGAAATGCCCCTGCCACTCCGGTCAATACGATCCTAAACGTGGCTGCAAGGTCATCGGCGGACCACCCCCCCGTCCGTTGGCCCAGCTGCCCATTAAGTTGGAAGGGGACAAGCTTGTCGTGGCTGACTTCTTTGCCAGCATGCCGTACCCCTTCCTCAGCGAGGATGAGTGGGAAAAATTCAAGAAGGAAGTGGAGGAGCAGCTCGCATGA
- a CDS encoding cytochrome bc complex cytochrome b subunit has product MNQWLDERLHISRLNDKFLRKAFPVHHSFFLGEITLFSLIVLIITGILLALAYEPSNSLVVNTFDPGTATKPNLVPAAYHSALKINAMPFGDMLRRLHHWMANIMVAAAVIHMMRIYFTGAFKKPREINWWIGMLLLIFAALTAVTGYILPYDNYAYNTVKVVYAITASIPWVGDWVAQAAFAGKFPGAGIIPRIYGYHIMLLPGILLALTGAHMLIMIKQKHTQPQYAKRLAYKKIVGVPLMTQQTPIMLILALMFTGLVMLFAAFVPVHPVEFFGPPSTTPINNIKPDWYLLWVFGALAIIPSFEWHLFGGLIGAEFVGALVLPGIVMGLMFAVPMLDRTTENQYYAENPTNHPVRLAAGVAFFAMMIVLSVAGYKPELISSGLLTTANANTILWILTFLIPTVSYFAVLGIVRGIRALREADERESLAHAHADD; this is encoded by the coding sequence ATGAACCAGTGGCTTGACGAACGTCTGCACATCTCGCGCCTGAACGACAAGTTCCTGCGCAAAGCCTTCCCGGTGCATCACTCGTTCTTCTTAGGCGAGATCACGCTTTTCTCGCTGATCGTTCTGATTATCACCGGCATCCTGCTGGCCTTGGCGTACGAGCCCAGCAACTCTCTGGTCGTGAACACCTTCGATCCCGGTACGGCCACCAAACCGAATCTGGTGCCAGCTGCCTACCATTCAGCACTGAAGATCAATGCTATGCCCTTTGGAGACATGTTGCGCCGCCTGCACCACTGGATGGCGAACATCATGGTCGCAGCTGCCGTGATTCACATGATGCGCATCTACTTTACGGGCGCGTTCAAGAAACCCCGTGAGATCAACTGGTGGATCGGCATGCTGCTGCTGATCTTCGCCGCACTGACGGCCGTGACTGGCTATATTCTGCCCTACGACAACTACGCCTACAACACCGTGAAGGTCGTGTATGCCATCACTGCATCCATCCCCTGGGTGGGCGACTGGGTCGCGCAAGCCGCCTTCGCCGGAAAATTCCCCGGCGCCGGGATCATCCCTCGCATCTACGGGTATCACATCATGCTGCTGCCCGGCATCCTGCTGGCCCTGACCGGCGCGCACATGCTGATCATGATCAAGCAGAAGCACACGCAGCCGCAGTACGCCAAGCGTCTGGCCTACAAGAAGATCGTGGGCGTGCCGCTCATGACTCAGCAAACCCCCATCATGCTGATCCTGGCCCTTATGTTCACCGGTCTGGTCATGCTGTTTGCCGCTTTCGTGCCGGTTCACCCGGTCGAGTTCTTTGGTCCGCCCAGCACCACGCCTATCAACAACATCAAGCCCGACTGGTACCTGCTGTGGGTCTTTGGCGCTCTGGCCATCATTCCCAGCTTCGAATGGCACCTGTTCGGTGGCCTGATCGGTGCTGAGTTTGTGGGCGCGCTGGTGCTTCCTGGTATCGTCATGGGCCTGATGTTCGCTGTTCCCATGCTGGACCGGACCACCGAGAACCAATACTACGCTGAGAACCCCACCAACCACCCGGTGCGGCTGGCAGCAGGTGTGGCATTCTTCGCAATGATGATTGTGCTATCGGTTGCCGGTTACAAACCAGAACTGATCAGCTCGGGACTGCTGACCACCGCGAATGCCAACACCATCTTGTGGATCCTCACCTTCCTGATTCCCACTGTGTCGTACTTCGCCGTGCTGGGCATCGTGCGCGGCATCCGCGCCCTGCGTGAAGCGGACGAGCGCGAAAGCCTCGCCCACGCCCACGCCGACGACTGA
- a CDS encoding DdrH, translated as MTNPYAEWFEQLRSEYGEQLRAMPLPDGLPEHLRTLINSNDEDAIQFMIKLAWQFGAQVGYAAGTRQGATPAANIPSTPRVQA; from the coding sequence ATGACGAACCCCTATGCCGAGTGGTTCGAGCAGCTCCGCAGTGAGTACGGCGAGCAGCTCCGGGCCATGCCCCTCCCCGACGGACTGCCGGAACACCTGCGGACCCTGATCAACTCGAACGACGAGGACGCCATCCAGTTCATGATCAAACTGGCCTGGCAGTTCGGCGCGCAGGTCGGCTACGCCGCCGGCACCCGCCAGGGCGCCACGCCCGCCGCGAACATCCCCAGCACGCCCCGCGTTCAGGCCTGA
- a CDS encoding iron-sulfur cluster assembly accessory protein: protein MTATTTQDTSGGIPAREISISEFGAQKAQGILANSGKENAGVRVFIKSGGCSGYQYGMAIDDRELEGDTIVYDRGVKLLVDRMSLPLLRGSEVDFVENMMGGGFTVNNPNATSACGCGSSFRTDGSQSPDGEGAGGCSSH from the coding sequence ATGACCGCGACGACCACCCAGGACACCAGCGGCGGCATTCCCGCCCGCGAGATCAGCATCAGCGAATTCGGCGCGCAGAAAGCCCAGGGCATCCTCGCCAACAGCGGCAAGGAGAATGCCGGCGTGCGCGTGTTCATCAAGAGCGGCGGCTGCAGCGGCTACCAGTACGGCATGGCCATCGACGACCGTGAGCTCGAAGGCGACACCATCGTGTACGACCGCGGCGTGAAACTGCTCGTCGACCGCATGAGCCTGCCCCTGCTGCGCGGCAGCGAGGTGGATTTCGTCGAGAACATGATGGGTGGCGGCTTTACCGTGAACAACCCCAACGCCACCTCCGCCTGCGGCTGCGGTTCGTCGTTCCGCACGGACGGCTCGCAGTCCCCGGACGGCGAGGGCGCGGGCGGCTGCTCCAGCCACTGA
- a CDS encoding peptide ABC transporter substrate-binding protein, which produces MKKTFALTAFLLGAALAGPANNSLVVGTSQEPPNIYDPWNTNNLAITSEINGYMGAGLTYQDDNGDTKADIATRVPTLANGDYKVVKDAKGDVIRNSVTYTIRKDAKWSDGTPIKVADFQFWLKLENDDRVPVPSRDPWDRAKITVNDTDTFTITFEPPYLFADQVSPGLAPSHIMGSAFNTFDTKTKNEKDAKVVNEEWKKFISSFTTARNLPKVVAGPFKPTAWRTGNSLTMTRNPVYWNQPKNPDNYVQTVTYRFIPNTNTLKVNILSGQLDAVSAVGLTFDQGTDLARNERNKYKTYFVSGAVWEHIDINARGQRAKDLDLDDPRMRQALLYAIDRDALTKALFQGKQAVSNSWIGPVSKLYKKDVNDYNVNVAKAKQLFAALGWTPGSDGVLQKGGKKLTLNFSTTAGNSTRERVQQILQAQWKAVGVQVNIQNYPASVIFGPDFLSKGESGKWDMAMYAWSNNPVFEEGNLWKSEGIPTAANGYSGQNNPGWSNAEYDKLYKQARVEFNQADRIKLFDRMQAIWNAEVPSLPLYFRVNVYTKVPGLVNYTFSAITQYPSWNAANIGWASKGAVEEYKQK; this is translated from the coding sequence ATGAAAAAGACCTTTGCCCTTACTGCATTCCTCCTCGGCGCCGCGCTCGCAGGACCTGCTAACAACAGCCTCGTCGTCGGCACGTCGCAGGAACCGCCGAACATCTACGACCCCTGGAACACCAACAACCTCGCCATCACCAGCGAGATCAACGGGTACATGGGCGCCGGCCTGACCTACCAGGACGACAACGGCGACACCAAGGCCGACATCGCCACCCGCGTGCCCACCCTCGCCAACGGCGATTACAAGGTCGTCAAGGACGCCAAGGGCGACGTGATCCGCAACTCCGTCACGTACACCATCCGCAAGGACGCCAAGTGGAGCGACGGCACGCCCATCAAGGTCGCCGACTTCCAGTTCTGGCTGAAGCTGGAGAACGACGACCGCGTGCCCGTGCCCAGCCGTGACCCCTGGGACCGCGCCAAGATCACCGTCAACGACACGGACACCTTCACCATCACCTTCGAGCCGCCCTACCTGTTCGCCGATCAGGTCAGCCCCGGTCTGGCGCCCAGCCATATCATGGGCAGCGCCTTCAACACCTTCGACACCAAGACGAAGAACGAGAAGGACGCCAAGGTCGTCAACGAGGAGTGGAAGAAGTTCATCTCGTCGTTCACCACCGCCCGCAACCTGCCCAAGGTGGTGGCCGGGCCGTTCAAACCCACCGCGTGGCGCACCGGCAACAGCCTGACCATGACCCGCAACCCGGTCTACTGGAACCAGCCGAAGAACCCGGACAACTACGTGCAGACCGTCACGTACCGCTTCATTCCGAACACCAACACCCTGAAGGTGAACATCCTGTCCGGGCAGCTCGACGCGGTCAGCGCCGTCGGCCTGACCTTCGACCAGGGCACCGACCTCGCCCGCAACGAACGCAACAAGTACAAGACGTACTTCGTGTCCGGCGCGGTCTGGGAGCACATCGACATCAACGCCCGCGGCCAGCGTGCCAAGGACCTCGACCTCGACGATCCCCGCATGCGTCAGGCGCTGCTGTACGCCATCGACCGTGACGCGCTGACCAAGGCGCTGTTCCAGGGCAAGCAGGCGGTGTCCAACAGCTGGATCGGGCCGGTCAGCAAGCTGTACAAGAAGGACGTCAACGACTACAACGTGAACGTCGCCAAGGCCAAGCAGCTGTTCGCGGCGCTCGGCTGGACGCCCGGCAGCGACGGCGTGCTGCAGAAGGGCGGCAAGAAGCTCACCCTGAACTTCTCCACCACCGCCGGGAACTCCACCCGCGAGCGCGTGCAGCAGATCCTCCAGGCGCAGTGGAAGGCCGTGGGCGTGCAGGTGAACATCCAGAACTACCCCGCCAGCGTCATCTTCGGGCCGGACTTCCTGAGCAAGGGCGAGAGCGGCAAGTGGGACATGGCCATGTACGCCTGGTCGAACAACCCCGTCTTCGAGGAAGGCAACCTCTGGAAGAGCGAGGGCATCCCCACCGCCGCCAACGGCTACTCCGGCCAGAACAACCCGGGCTGGAGCAACGCCGAGTACGACAAGCTGTACAAGCAGGCGCGCGTGGAATTCAACCAGGCCGACCGCATCAAGCTCTTTGACCGCATGCAGGCCATCTGGAACGCCGAGGTGCCCTCCCTGCCCCTGTACTTCCGCGTGAACGTGTACACCAAGGTCCCGGGCCTCGTGAACTACACCTTCAGCGCCATCACGCAGTACCCCAGCTGGAACGCCGCGAACATCGGCTGGGCCAGCAAGGGCGCCGTCGAGGAGTACAAGCAGAAGTAA
- a CDS encoding ABC transporter permease, with translation MGTYALRRVLQMIPLLLVISLLIFGLTALQPGDPVDQLVFGNSNITPEDIARLKASYGLDQPWITRYFFWLKQAVTGNFGYSQDFGIPALEYVFQNRLPNTLLLTVPALIISTLIAVPLGIFSAVRQYSPLDYILTFFAFVAVSAPVFWVGALALYFFAISLPQLTGGLLSLPPGGLGGDVPPEAGWWAVALDKLKYLLLPLMILMLREIAVTLRFMRANMLETLTQDYVRTARAKGLADRRVLYKHALRNAVTPIVTLLGLSIPGLFGGAVITETVFSWPGMGKAILDALVSKDFNVVMVCLMMLAVLTVVFQLLTDLAYALVDPRIRYS, from the coding sequence ATGGGAACCTACGCATTACGCCGCGTCCTTCAGATGATCCCGCTGCTGCTGGTGATCAGCCTGCTGATCTTCGGCCTGACCGCCCTGCAACCCGGCGACCCGGTGGATCAGCTGGTGTTCGGGAACAGCAACATCACCCCGGAGGACATCGCCCGCCTGAAAGCCTCCTACGGCCTGGACCAGCCGTGGATCACCCGGTACTTCTTCTGGCTCAAGCAGGCCGTCACCGGGAACTTCGGGTACTCGCAGGACTTCGGGATTCCCGCGCTGGAGTACGTGTTCCAGAACCGCCTGCCGAACACGCTGCTGCTGACCGTTCCGGCGCTGATCATCAGCACCCTGATCGCCGTGCCGCTGGGCATCTTCAGCGCCGTGCGGCAGTACTCGCCGCTGGATTACATCCTGACCTTCTTCGCGTTCGTGGCGGTCAGCGCCCCGGTGTTCTGGGTGGGCGCCCTGGCGCTGTACTTCTTCGCGATCTCCCTGCCGCAACTCACGGGGGGGCTGCTGTCCCTGCCGCCGGGCGGGCTGGGCGGCGACGTGCCCCCGGAAGCCGGGTGGTGGGCGGTGGCGCTCGACAAGCTGAAGTACCTGCTGCTCCCCCTGATGATCCTGATGCTGCGCGAGATCGCGGTCACGCTGCGCTTCATGCGCGCGAACATGCTCGAGACGCTCACGCAGGACTACGTGCGCACCGCCCGCGCCAAGGGCCTCGCCGACCGCCGGGTGCTGTACAAGCACGCGCTGCGCAACGCCGTGACGCCCATCGTGACCCTGCTGGGCCTGAGCATCCCCGGCCTGTTCGGCGGCGCCGTCATCACCGAGACCGTGTTCTCCTGGCCCGGCATGGGCAAGGCCATCCTGGACGCGCTGGTCAGCAAGGACTTCAACGTGGTGATGGTCTGCCTGATGATGCTGGCCGTCCTGACCGTGGTGTTCCAGCTGCTGACCGACCTCGCCTACGCCCTCGTTGACCCCCGGATCCGGTACTCCTGA
- a CDS encoding ABC transporter permease: MTTMPASTPAPAKSRSTMQIAMRRLRRHRAAMASLIVIAALILTAVFAPLIAPYDPNAQDLAGIYAPPSAQHVLGQDSLGRDLLSRIIYGSRVSLIVGFTVALFSVALGTLMGLLAGFLGRWADTAISRFIEVMLSIPELPLQLTISGLFAVSDLPAIASLRQNPNSSVFIIVGIFTFFGWMGTARLVRGEVLKLKNLEYVDAARALGAGDARIMFRHLVPNVVAVIIVNGTLAVGGAILGEAALSFLGFGIQPPVSTWGNMLSNANEVVLEHPFIAVYPGLAILITVLAFNFLGDGLRDAFDPKSRL, encoded by the coding sequence ATGACCACCATGCCCGCCTCCACGCCCGCCCCCGCCAAGAGCCGCTCGACCATGCAGATCGCCATGCGCCGCCTGCGCCGCCACCGGGCCGCCATGGCCAGCCTGATCGTGATCGCCGCGCTGATCCTGACCGCGGTCTTCGCGCCGCTCATCGCGCCGTACGACCCGAACGCGCAGGACCTCGCGGGAATCTACGCGCCGCCCAGCGCGCAGCACGTCCTGGGGCAGGACAGCCTGGGCCGCGACCTGCTGTCCCGCATCATCTACGGCAGCCGCGTCAGCCTGATCGTGGGCTTCACCGTCGCGCTGTTCAGCGTCGCGCTCGGCACCCTGATGGGCCTGCTCGCGGGCTTCCTGGGCCGCTGGGCCGACACGGCCATCAGCCGCTTCATCGAGGTCATGCTGTCCATCCCCGAACTGCCCCTGCAGCTGACCATCAGCGGCCTGTTCGCCGTCAGTGACCTTCCCGCCATCGCGTCCCTGCGGCAGAACCCGAACTCCAGCGTGTTCATCATCGTCGGGATCTTCACCTTCTTCGGCTGGATGGGCACCGCCAGGCTCGTGCGCGGCGAGGTCCTGAAACTCAAGAACCTGGAGTACGTGGACGCCGCCCGCGCCCTGGGCGCCGGGGACGCCCGCATCATGTTCCGTCACCTCGTGCCGAACGTCGTCGCGGTGATCATCGTGAACGGCACCCTGGCCGTCGGCGGCGCGATCCTCGGCGAGGCCGCCCTGTCCTTCCTGGGTTTCGGCATCCAGCCGCCCGTCAGCACCTGGGGGAACATGCTCTCCAACGCGAACGAGGTCGTGCTGGAACACCCCTTCATCGCGGTGTACCCGGGCCTCGCGATCCTGATCACCGTGCTGGCCTTCAACTTCCTGGGCGACGGCCTGCGCGACGCCTTCGACCCCAAGAGCCGCCTGTAA